In Bradyrhizobium sp. WD16, the genomic stretch GCCGGCGCGCGAGATTTTCGAGTTCGCGGACGTTGCCGGGCCATCGGTGCTGCTTGAGCCGCTCCAGCGCCTGGGCATCGAGCTTCTTGGGCGGCAGTCCGTCCTTCTCGGCAAGCGCGAAGAAGTGACGAACGAGGTCCGGCAAGTCCTCGATGCGTTCGCGCAGCGGCGGCAGCCGCAGCGGCACGACGTTGAGGCGGAAGAACAGGTCTTCGCGGAACAGGCCCTGCTGGATCAGGATGCGCAGGTCCTTGTTGCTGGCCGCGACGATGCGCACGTCGGTCTTGATCGGCGTGCGGCCGCCGACCGTGGTGTATTCGCCCTGCTGCAGCACCCGCAACAGTCGGGTCTGCGCCTCCATCGGCATGTCGCCGATCTCGTCGAGGAACAGCGTGCCGCCTTCGGCCTGCTCGAAACGGCCGGTCGCCCTCGTATTGGCGCCGGTGAAGGCGCCGCGCTCGTGGCCGAACAGTTCGGACTCGATGAGGTCGCGCGGAATCGCCGCCATGTTGACCGCGACGAAGGGACCGTTGCGGCGCTTGCCGTAGTCGTGCAGCGCGCGCGCCACCAGTTCCTTGCCGGTGCCGGATTCGCCGGAGATCATCACCGTGAGGTCGGTCTGCATCAGGCGCGCCAGCACCCGGTAGATCTCCTGCATCGCCGGCGAGCGGCCGACCAGCGGGATCGAATCGAATTCGTTCTCGTCGGCGTGGTGGGCCGCCCGCTCCTTGGGCTCGGCGAGCGCACGGCCGACGATGGCGATCAGCTCCTTCAGGTCGAACGGCTTGGGCAGATATTCATAGGCGCCGCGCTCGGAGGCGCGGATCGCCGTCATGAAGGTGTTCTGCGCGCTCATGACGATGACCGGCAGGTTCGGCCGCATCTTCTTGATCCGCGGCAGCAGGTCGAAGGCGTTTTCGTCCGGCATCACCACGTCGGTGATGACGAGATCGCCTTCGCCCTGGCTGACCCAGCGCCACAGCGTCGCGGCATTACCCGTGAGCCGCACCTCATAGCCCGCACGGGACAGGGCCTGATTGAGCACCGTCCGAATGGCGGTGTCGTCGTCTGCGACCAGAATGCTACCTGTAGCCATCTTCGAATCTCATCCTGCACGATGGTTGGACGACGCCGACGGTCCCGATCCGCCATTGCCGTTGTTGTTGTGAGCCTGGATATTGGCTTCGTTGTACATGGGCAGCAGCACGCGGAAGATCGTCCGCCGCGGCACCGACTCGCATTCGATGATCCCGCCGTGATCGCCGACGATCTTGGCGACCAGCGCCAGCCCGAGGCCGCTGCCGGTCGGCTTGGTGGTGACGAAGGGATCGAACAGGTTGGGCATCAGGTCTTCGGGCACGCCGGGACCGTTGTCCTTGACGCAGAATTCCAGCGGCAGCGACACCCGCGATTTCTTGCCGGGCACCGACAGCCGCACGCCGGGCCGGAACGCGGTGGTGAGCTGGATCTCCGCGTCGCTGCCGAGGTCCGCCACGGCTTCAGCTGCGTTCTTGACGAGGTTGAGGAAGACCTGGATGAGCTGGTCCTGGTTGGCGAGCACCGGCGGCAGCGACGGATCGTAGTCCTCGACGAACTTGATCTCGCGGGCGAAGCCGGACTGGGCCAGGCGTTTGACGTGATCGAGAACCGAATGGATGTTCACCGGGCCGCGCGGCACCGGCCGCTCGTCGCCGAACACTTCCATGCGATCGACCAGGGTGACGATGCGGTCCGCCTCGTCGCAGATCAGCCGCGTCAAGGTGCGGTCCTCGGGCGATGCCGCCTGCTCGAGCAGCTGCGCTGCGCCGCGAATTCCCGACAGCGGATTCTTGATCTCGTGGGCCAGCATCGCGGCGAGCGCGATCACCGAGCGCGCTGCGCTGCGGTGGGTCAGCTGGCGGTCCATCTTGTCGGCGATGGTGCGCTCCTGCAGCATCACCACGATATGGCCCGGCCGCTCGGTCACCGGCGCCACATGCAGGTCGACCTGCCGCACGCCGCCCATCCGCGGGGTGCCGAGATCAACCTTGTATTCGTTGACCGCGGCGTTGTTCTGGCGGACCTGGTCGATCAGCGCCAGGAGCGGACTGCCGAACGGCACGAGATCCTTCAGCGACTGGCGCTGCAGCAGCTGGATCGAAGTCTCGAAGAAGGATTCGACAGCCATATTGGCTTCGACGATCTTGCCGTCCGGCCCGACGAGCATCACCGGGTTGGGCAGCGCGTTGAGGATCGCCTCGCTGTCGCTGTTCAGCGCGACGCGGTTTTCTGCAGCCATGGTCATGCGGCGGATCTCCATGCGAAATCATCGAACGCGGCATCGAGAGCGCGGTGCACGAAGCCGCTGTCCTCGGCGGTCAGGATCTTGCCGCGCCAGTGGGCCAGCCGCTCGGCGGGCGCCGCGCAACTGCGCGCCGCGACGTCGAGCGCCCAGCCCAGATGCTTGCGGGCGTGGCGCAGCCCGACTCTGACGCCGTAGTGGGCCAGCACTTCGTCATAGAGGCGTCGCAACAGCGCGAGTTGCGTCACGAGCGGCGGCACCGCCTCGACGTTGCCGGTGTGCAGGCGCCGTGCAATCTGACCGGGCAGCCAGGGCTGGCCCTGGGCGCCGCGGCCGATCATCACCGCATCGGCGCCGGACAGCTCCAGTGCGGCGAGCGCGCGTTCGAACGAGGTGATGTCGCCATTGACGACCAGCGGCAGGCGCGTCGCCTCGCGGACCCGGCGCACTGCCGACCAGTCCGCCTCGCCCTTGTAGAACTGACAGCGGGTGCGGCCGTGCACGGTGATCATGCGGATGCCGGCAGCCTCGGCGCGACGGGCGAGTTCGGGCGCATTGAGACTGCGCTCGTCCCAGCCCAGACGCATTTTCAGGGTCACCGGCACGCGAACGGCGGACACCGTGGCCTCGATCAGTCCGAGGGCGTGATCGAGGTCGCGCATCAGGGCCGAACCGGACTGTCCGCCGGTCACGTGCCGCGCCGGGCATCCCATATTGATGTCGATGATGTCGGCGCCGGCCTCTTCGGCAATCCGGGCGCCTTCGGCCATCCAGCGGGACTCACAGCCGGCGAGCTGGACCACATGGGGACCGACCCCGGTGGCCTCGCTGCGCAGCCGCGAGCGACGCAACCCCTGGGCGAGATCTTCGCTGGCCGTCATTTCGGAGACGACGAGTCCGGCGCCCAATTCCGCGGCGAGCCGGCGCACCGGTGCGTCGGTGATGCCCGACATGGGGGCGAGCAGCACCCTGTTGGGGAGGCTGACTCCGCCGAT encodes the following:
- the ntrC gene encoding nitrogen regulation protein NR(I); the encoded protein is MATGSILVADDDTAIRTVLNQALSRAGYEVRLTGNAATLWRWVSQGEGDLVITDVVMPDENAFDLLPRIKKMRPNLPVIVMSAQNTFMTAIRASERGAYEYLPKPFDLKELIAIVGRALAEPKERAAHHADENEFDSIPLVGRSPAMQEIYRVLARLMQTDLTVMISGESGTGKELVARALHDYGKRRNGPFVAVNMAAIPRDLIESELFGHERGAFTGANTRATGRFEQAEGGTLFLDEIGDMPMEAQTRLLRVLQQGEYTTVGGRTPIKTDVRIVAASNKDLRILIQQGLFREDLFFRLNVVPLRLPPLRERIEDLPDLVRHFFALAEKDGLPPKKLDAQALERLKQHRWPGNVRELENLARRLAALYPQDVITGSVIEGELAPPTVTSGSSSPQTVDNLGGAVETYLSTHFAGFPNGMPPPGLYHRILREIEVPLLTAALAVTRGNQIRAADLLGLNRNTLRKKIRDLDIQVFRTGG
- a CDS encoding nitrogen regulation protein NR(II) codes for the protein MTMAAENRVALNSDSEAILNALPNPVMLVGPDGKIVEANMAVESFFETSIQLLQRQSLKDLVPFGSPLLALIDQVRQNNAAVNEYKVDLGTPRMGGVRQVDLHVAPVTERPGHIVVMLQERTIADKMDRQLTHRSAARSVIALAAMLAHEIKNPLSGIRGAAQLLEQAASPEDRTLTRLICDEADRIVTLVDRMEVFGDERPVPRGPVNIHSVLDHVKRLAQSGFAREIKFVEDYDPSLPPVLANQDQLIQVFLNLVKNAAEAVADLGSDAEIQLTTAFRPGVRLSVPGKKSRVSLPLEFCVKDNGPGVPEDLMPNLFDPFVTTKPTGSGLGLALVAKIVGDHGGIIECESVPRRTIFRVLLPMYNEANIQAHNNNGNGGSGPSASSNHRAG
- the dusB gene encoding tRNA dihydrouridine synthase DusB; the encoded protein is MRRVLAATASPTCESFASTPFSIGGVSLPNRVLLAPMSGITDAPVRRLAAELGAGLVVSEMTASEDLAQGLRRSRLRSEATGVGPHVVQLAGCESRWMAEGARIAEEAGADIIDINMGCPARHVTGGQSGSALMRDLDHALGLIEATVSAVRVPVTLKMRLGWDERSLNAPELARRAEAAGIRMITVHGRTRCQFYKGEADWSAVRRVREATRLPLVVNGDITSFERALAALELSGADAVMIGRGAQGQPWLPGQIARRLHTGNVEAVPPLVTQLALLRRLYDEVLAHYGVRVGLRHARKHLGWALDVAARSCAAPAERLAHWRGKILTAEDSGFVHRALDAAFDDFAWRSAA